A window of the Caldalkalibacillus salinus genome harbors these coding sequences:
- a CDS encoding sensor histidine kinase codes for MSIFKKYGVKSIFFGSFFIFITVLFTIVIFVSYHYSVEQILNTTRGYQGKNLTFMSEDLRGKLQHIHDYSLALSRQQLFRDVIKGTEHDYERSRNASDLRHDFSNLIYSVPAIHSIEIFLEHPPPDDIAYPVRYSDIREVEGAPWLEHLEEVQSSWLGERKVSTIAGEQSVISLGRKINDSRGDMDVLLIINVDPYVIQGWLYRYTDDANLVLLDNNQKTISSTASFDIGEVFFDHVKNIETLSEEREVFQHKILLHDKEHLMVATQITPAQWTLVNVTPLEDMLQGSREMIQSLVYIGLYAIILAFLGTYFLTNQLTKPIRHLAYVMKNYRLTQVKKELPRDYKNEFGQLFDGFRELIHRGENLYRSLIKQHNRLRESEMKALQANINPHFLYNTLDQLNWMAIERNDHDMSKMLELLGKMLRVGLSKGESIITLRDEVTYISYYCKIQKIKSEDTLTYHIDLPEHVSHYYIPKLTLQPFVENAVIHGFQDGRAGVIDINVLEEDTHLNIYICDNGEGFETLTPARQNSGGYGIQNVVERLDIYYGKQASFNITNRACGGTEVHLRIPKVTERNELEHTINIEKG; via the coding sequence TAGTTATCATTATTCAGTTGAGCAAATACTGAACACGACACGGGGTTACCAGGGTAAGAATCTCACGTTTATGAGCGAGGATTTGAGGGGCAAGTTACAGCACATTCACGATTACTCCCTTGCCTTATCAAGACAACAACTTTTTCGAGATGTGATCAAAGGCACTGAGCATGATTATGAGAGGAGCCGCAATGCGAGCGACCTGCGTCATGATTTCTCCAATCTTATCTATAGCGTACCGGCCATTCATTCTATTGAGATTTTCCTAGAACATCCGCCACCAGATGATATTGCCTATCCTGTCCGATACTCAGATATTCGTGAAGTTGAAGGCGCCCCATGGTTGGAGCACCTAGAGGAGGTCCAATCGTCGTGGCTAGGGGAAAGAAAAGTATCTACCATTGCAGGTGAGCAATCCGTTATTAGCCTCGGGCGTAAAATCAATGACAGCCGTGGAGATATGGATGTCCTGCTCATCATTAACGTCGATCCTTACGTCATTCAAGGCTGGCTGTATCGCTATACGGATGATGCCAACCTTGTGCTACTCGATAATAACCAGAAGACCATATCGAGCACAGCCTCTTTCGATATCGGCGAGGTCTTTTTTGACCACGTGAAAAACATCGAGACCTTAAGCGAAGAAAGGGAAGTCTTCCAACATAAAATTTTACTTCATGACAAAGAACACCTGATGGTGGCCACTCAAATTACACCTGCACAGTGGACGCTTGTGAATGTCACACCATTAGAGGACATGCTACAAGGGAGTCGAGAGATGATTCAGTCTCTGGTCTATATCGGGTTATATGCGATCATTCTCGCTTTCCTAGGCACTTACTTCCTGACCAACCAGTTAACGAAGCCGATACGCCATCTCGCCTATGTGATGAAAAATTACCGGTTAACCCAGGTCAAAAAAGAATTACCGCGGGATTATAAAAATGAGTTTGGCCAATTATTTGATGGGTTTAGGGAACTCATCCATCGAGGAGAGAATCTATATCGTTCCCTCATCAAACAACATAATAGGCTCAGGGAATCGGAAATGAAAGCACTCCAAGCGAATATCAATCCCCATTTTTTATATAATACCCTTGACCAGCTCAACTGGATGGCGATTGAACGAAACGACCACGATATGAGTAAAATGCTTGAACTATTAGGCAAGATGTTACGTGTCGGTTTATCAAAAGGGGAGAGTATCATTACGCTCAGAGACGAAGTGACCTATATTAGTTATTATTGTAAGATTCAAAAAATAAAATCAGAAGACACGCTGACGTATCATATCGATTTACCTGAGCACGTGTCTCATTACTATATTCCTAAGTTAACGCTGCAACCCTTTGTTGAGAATGCGGTTATTCATGGTTTTCAAGATGGCAGAGCGGGCGTCATTGACATCAATGTCTTAGAAGAAGACACACACCTCAATATCTACATCTGTGATAATGGCGAAGGTTTTGAGACATTGACCCCAGCTAGACAAAATTCAGGCGGCTACGGTATACAAAATGTTGTTGAAAGGTTAGATATATACTACGGCAAACAGGCAAGTTTTAATATCACCAATAGAGCGTGTGGCGGGACAGAGGTGCATCTGCGTATCCCTAAGGTAACTGAAAGGAACGAGCTGGAACACACGATTAATATCGAAAAGGGATGA
- a CDS encoding response regulator transcription factor: MIRVWKIAIIDDDDKVLRGMKKIIPWDLLQCTWVGEAKNGQQGMALINQEEPDIVFTDIYMPKLNGLDMVKHLREEGFDGKFIILSGYNDFEHARQAMKLKVDDYLSKPASMDTIHHVLDNVIAQLEAEQEAKLQLSALREKVLQYEPLVEKEKIKSLLTGTISPEVIRAETMDTHQKLAEAIRFADEKQACEVVESYFEALETHAYHATTGIKIGMEMWTIMSYALYDIGIRMNDMFTDTYDIDTDLTFCTSWAEMAALLKEKIRYICHHQQWDENLKHRQLVEQMIEYIHDHLSENITLQDIANQLYISRNYLGQIFKNVVGESFKNYVTRVRVEKAKKMLQEGQYLIYEVSEKVGFVNPAYFTTIFKKYTGYTPTDLYQKRSLS; this comes from the coding sequence ATGATACGAGTGTGGAAAATAGCGATTATCGATGACGATGATAAAGTGTTGCGAGGGATGAAAAAAATCATCCCCTGGGATCTGCTACAGTGTACGTGGGTAGGGGAGGCTAAAAACGGACAGCAAGGGATGGCGCTGATCAATCAGGAGGAACCAGATATTGTCTTCACAGATATCTATATGCCCAAATTAAACGGGCTAGATATGGTCAAGCATCTGAGGGAAGAAGGATTTGACGGTAAATTTATTATTCTAAGCGGTTACAATGATTTCGAGCACGCAAGACAAGCCATGAAGCTGAAGGTCGATGATTACTTATCTAAACCCGCTTCAATGGATACGATTCATCACGTATTAGACAATGTCATCGCACAGTTAGAAGCGGAGCAAGAGGCAAAGCTTCAGTTATCTGCCTTGAGAGAAAAAGTCCTGCAATACGAACCCCTCGTTGAAAAAGAGAAAATAAAATCGCTGCTAACAGGAACCATCTCGCCTGAGGTCATTAGAGCCGAAACAATGGATACCCACCAAAAATTAGCCGAAGCCATACGCTTTGCTGATGAAAAGCAGGCCTGTGAGGTTGTCGAGTCTTATTTTGAAGCGTTAGAGACGCACGCGTACCATGCTACAACGGGAATTAAGATCGGAATGGAAATGTGGACCATCATGAGTTACGCCTTATATGATATTGGCATCAGAATGAATGATATGTTCACAGATACGTACGACATTGATACAGACCTTACGTTTTGCACTTCATGGGCAGAGATGGCCGCCCTGTTAAAGGAGAAGATTAGATATATATGTCATCACCAGCAATGGGATGAAAACCTTAAGCATCGGCAGCTCGTTGAACAGATGATTGAATACATTCATGATCACTTAAGTGAGAACATCACTTTGCAAGATATCGCCAATCAATTATATATTTCTAGGAATTATCTGGGACAAATTTTTAAAAATGTCGTCGGAGAGTCTTTTAAAAACTATGTGACAAGAGTAAGAGTAGAAAAAGCCAAAAAAATGCTGCAAGAGGGCCAATACCTTATATATGAGGTTTCCGAAAAAGTCGGTTTCGTCAACCCGGCATATTTTACGACTATTTTCAAAAAGTACACCGGCTATACCCCCACAGATCTGTATCAAAAACGCTCGTTATCTTAA
- a CDS encoding class I SAM-dependent methyltransferase, protein MPNHEDVYQNQVEQYDRLVSKQPSLLDVIEEIRPLNGLDVIELGAGSGRFTTVMAPYVNAILALDASADILALNEKKLKQEGHSHFKTQVADHRHIPAPDASADLVIAGWTICYLGSANVEGYHQNIEQVYREMMRVLRPKGSIIIFETMGTGVKQPHPPDFLKEYYTLLENQYGFKHQWMRTDYQFADIEEAETLTRFFFGDDLAHSVVKDHLVTLPECAGVWWLHKA, encoded by the coding sequence ATGCCAAATCATGAAGACGTTTATCAGAATCAAGTCGAACAGTATGACCGCCTGGTGTCAAAACAACCGAGCTTGTTAGACGTGATAGAGGAGATAAGACCCCTAAACGGACTGGATGTGATAGAGTTAGGAGCAGGGTCGGGGAGGTTCACCACCGTCATGGCGCCCTATGTGAATGCCATTTTGGCTTTAGATGCGTCCGCTGATATACTAGCTCTCAATGAAAAAAAGCTGAAACAAGAGGGACATAGTCACTTTAAAACACAAGTAGCTGACCATAGACACATTCCAGCTCCGGATGCTAGTGCCGACCTCGTAATAGCCGGTTGGACGATTTGTTATCTAGGAAGTGCCAATGTGGAGGGCTATCATCAAAACATAGAGCAGGTCTATCGTGAAATGATGAGAGTGCTGCGTCCGAAGGGGTCTATTATCATTTTCGAAACAATGGGAACAGGGGTCAAGCAACCACATCCACCCGATTTCCTAAAAGAATACTATACGCTGCTTGAGAATCAATACGGTTTTAAGCACCAATGGATGCGAACGGATTATCAGTTTGCAGATATTGAAGAAGCTGAGACATTGACGCGATTTTTCTTTGGTGACGACTTAGCCCATAGCGTGGTAAAGGATCATTTGGTGACGTTACCAGAGTGTGCTGGCGTATGGTGGTTACATAAAGCATGA
- the clpX gene encoding ATP-dependent Clp protease ATP-binding subunit ClpX yields MSQHTNTTEPVCSFCHRGKDHVEAIVKGPQGIAICNECSDSVHDIVQNTLSNQQEDIDLADVPKPAELKDQLDKYIIGQDYAKKVMSVGVYEHYKELAHDDSDDIELQKSNVLLLGPTGSGKTLIAQSLANMLDVPFAIADATTVTQAGYVGEDVENILLKLIQAADGDISKAERGIIYLDEIDKIGRKGENASITRDVSGEGVQQALLKLIEGTVSNVPPQGGRKHPGQEFVQIDTSKILFICGGAFVGIEDIIKTRLNQKVLGFNAGTSSKTDIDDKEILKYVEPDDILKFGLIPELIGRLPIIAALEELDEEALVRILTEPKNSIVKQLQKRFEIDEKEIDFEEDALRLIAQKARERKTGARGLKSIMEDLLLDLRFEIPSRDDVKKIVVTQRFVKTKNQDDLMFTDSENVA; encoded by the coding sequence ATGAGTCAACATACAAACACAACAGAACCCGTTTGTTCTTTCTGTCATAGAGGTAAAGATCATGTCGAGGCCATTGTAAAAGGACCACAGGGCATCGCAATATGTAATGAATGTTCTGATAGCGTCCACGATATCGTTCAGAATACACTAAGCAACCAACAAGAGGACATCGACCTTGCTGACGTTCCGAAACCTGCTGAATTAAAAGATCAGTTAGATAAATATATTATTGGTCAAGATTATGCCAAGAAAGTGATGTCAGTGGGCGTTTATGAGCATTATAAAGAATTGGCTCATGACGACAGTGATGATATTGAACTACAAAAATCTAATGTCCTCTTACTCGGCCCAACCGGTAGTGGTAAGACCTTAATCGCTCAATCGCTAGCTAACATGCTCGATGTGCCGTTTGCGATCGCTGATGCCACAACAGTAACCCAAGCCGGTTACGTGGGAGAAGATGTTGAGAACATCTTACTCAAACTGATTCAAGCGGCCGACGGCGATATTAGTAAAGCGGAACGAGGCATTATCTACCTAGATGAGATAGATAAGATCGGACGCAAAGGCGAAAACGCGAGCATCACCCGTGATGTGAGCGGTGAAGGCGTGCAACAGGCTCTGTTAAAACTGATCGAAGGTACCGTCTCTAATGTTCCGCCTCAAGGTGGACGTAAGCATCCGGGACAGGAATTTGTACAGATTGACACGTCTAAGATCTTGTTTATCTGTGGAGGTGCCTTTGTCGGCATTGAGGACATTATTAAAACTCGTCTCAATCAAAAAGTGCTTGGATTCAATGCGGGTACGTCTTCCAAGACAGACATTGACGATAAAGAGATCCTAAAGTACGTTGAACCTGATGACATCTTAAAATTTGGACTTATACCAGAATTAATCGGACGTCTGCCTATTATCGCTGCTTTAGAAGAGTTAGACGAAGAGGCCTTGGTCCGCATTTTAACTGAACCTAAAAACTCTATCGTTAAACAGCTACAAAAACGTTTCGAAATTGATGAGAAAGAAATTGATTTCGAAGAGGATGCGCTTCGACTCATCGCCCAAAAGGCACGCGAGAGAAAAACGGGTGCCCGAGGGCTTAAATCGATAATGGAAGATCTACTACTTGATCTCAGATTTGAAATCCCTTCTAGAGATGATGTTAAGAAGATCGTGGTCACTCAACGTTTTGTAAAAACGAAGAACCAAGACGATTTAATGTTCACTGATAGTGAAAATGTGGCTTAA
- a CDS encoding ATP-binding protein — protein MWVSSAHLLYHKTFDEFDFDFQTSIDERRIRDLATLQFVEHQENLIFLGTPGVGKTHLVVALALEAIAKRYTVYFTTAHAAGPSEQYG, from the coding sequence ATGTGGGTGTCAAGTGCCCACCTGCTGTATCATAAAACATTTGATGAGTTTGACTTCGACTTTCAAACATCCATTGATGAGCGGCGCATCCGGGACTTGGCTACCCTGCAATTTGTGGAACATCAGGAAAATCTCATTTTCCTGGGTACTCCGGGTGTGGGCAAAACCCACCTTGTGGTAGCGCTGGCACTGGAGGCCATCGCCAAGCGCTATACGGTCTATTTTACGACCGCCCATGCAGCAGGCCCATCAGAACAATACGGTTAA
- a CDS encoding ATP-binding protein, protein MKKYTKPHILIIDEIGYRKMEDEAAHFFFQIVSGRYGKGAIVLTSNKSYGAWGEIFGDSVLATAILDRLLHHSSTINIKGESLRVFILINHS, encoded by the coding sequence ATGAAGAAATATACCAAGCCCCATATTCTGATCATTGATGAGATCGGGTACAGGAAAATGGAAGATGAAGCTGCACATTTTTTCTTCCAGATTGTCTCCGGACGCTACGGGAAAGGTGCAATCGTCCTGACGTCAAACAAATCGTATGGTGCATGGGGTGAGATTTTCGGAGATTCTGTGTTGGCCACAGCCATTCTGGATCGACTCCTGCATCACTCCAGTACAATTAACATCAAAGGAGAAAGCTTACGGGTATTCATTTTAATAAATCATTCATGA
- a CDS encoding DinB family protein encodes MKKRHVALFKQLQDYRGYFFHVLEGVTEAEAEMIPDGFKNNIRWNLGHVYLDQYLWIEAVTREQIDYPRAYDQWFGFGTTPADFTDETPSFDELKEKLYHQVSQIERDYGHRLEEVFPPTEMEDLTTIEQAIVRMIFHEGMHVQAVIDFKKFIKAHQV; translated from the coding sequence ATGAAAAAGCGACATGTCGCGCTGTTTAAACAGTTACAAGATTACCGGGGCTATTTCTTTCATGTGTTAGAGGGGGTGACAGAGGCTGAGGCCGAGATGATACCCGACGGATTTAAAAATAATATCAGGTGGAACTTAGGCCATGTGTACTTGGATCAGTATTTGTGGATTGAGGCAGTGACAAGAGAACAGATTGATTATCCGAGGGCTTATGATCAGTGGTTCGGTTTTGGTACAACGCCAGCTGACTTCACGGATGAAACACCTTCTTTTGATGAGCTGAAGGAGAAACTTTATCATCAAGTGAGCCAAATTGAGCGAGATTATGGGCATCGTTTGGAAGAGGTGTTCCCTCCAACGGAAATGGAGGATTTAACCACTATAGAACAAGCCATTGTACGTATGATCTTCCATGAAGGGATGCATGTCCAAGCTGTGATAGATTTCAAGAAATTTATAAAAGCGCACCAAGTATAG
- a CDS encoding GyrI-like domain-containing protein: MKGYEFEVVTQPAYRAIGLKWDGPWSDISQLKAMIQEVSQRVGELEHAVNPQIQLGLSYHLRPDGFVHYSAYEVTDEQDVPEGMVEIAVPEMTYLMTQHQKGQDIGQTYNEVWNWMTKSEYDPYREPSVQYFDDYLPIKHERYPADRDLEDPHFDILIPIIKQR; the protein is encoded by the coding sequence ATGAAGGGTTATGAATTTGAGGTGGTCACTCAACCAGCTTATAGAGCGATCGGTTTAAAATGGGACGGTCCTTGGTCAGACATCAGCCAATTGAAAGCTATGATTCAGGAAGTAAGTCAAAGAGTGGGGGAACTAGAACATGCGGTAAACCCACAAATACAATTAGGGTTATCTTATCACTTAAGACCCGACGGTTTTGTGCACTATTCCGCATATGAGGTAACAGATGAACAGGACGTGCCTGAAGGAATGGTCGAGATCGCGGTGCCTGAAATGACGTATCTTATGACACAACATCAAAAAGGACAAGATATCGGTCAAACGTATAACGAAGTGTGGAATTGGATGACAAAAAGTGAATACGATCCTTATAGAGAGCCATCCGTTCAGTATTTTGACGACTACCTTCCAATAAAACACGAACGGTATCCTGCGGATCGAGATTTAGAGGATCCACACTTCGACATTCTGATTCCAATTATAAAGCAACGTTAA
- a CDS encoding YmaF family protein, whose product MGDVPVTGYLCAFTGDGDTHTHSLYVTTWDGQPVHTHQFKGVTSFDVGHNHRYAGTTEPAPSGVQHTHRYFTFTSIDARHKHVIRGTTGPAIPLPNGGHYHEFSGMTSVNGETPHSHRYSGKTSG is encoded by the coding sequence ATGGGAGATGTACCTGTAACAGGCTACCTATGTGCGTTTACTGGCGATGGAGATACTCATACGCATAGCCTCTATGTGACAACTTGGGATGGGCAGCCTGTTCATACACACCAATTTAAAGGCGTGACGTCGTTTGATGTCGGACATAATCATCGCTACGCAGGGACGACTGAGCCTGCCCCGAGTGGGGTTCAACACACACATCGTTACTTTACGTTTACATCGATTGATGCCCGACACAAGCATGTGATACGTGGGACAACAGGACCAGCGATCCCGCTTCCTAACGGAGGTCACTACCACGAATTTAGTGGAATGACAAGTGTCAATGGAGAAACGCCGCATAGTCATAGATATAGCGGCAAGACAAGTGGTTAA
- the qoxA gene encoding cytochrome aa3 quinol oxidase subunit II → MRKMKWAILLAFFTITSILTGCEPLTVLDPKGPQAERLAGDIILSMWIMLGVVVAVFVILIYMLVKYRASNQSDDYEPPHIEGNAIVEAICVGVPALIVIFLSVVTVQSNYIVESPVEVYEDKEPLVIYASSSNWKWHFSYPEQDIETVNYLYVPTNRPLEFKLYSHGPITSFWIPQLGGQKYAMADMTTTLHLGADVPGEYLGRNANFSGEGFAKNTFSVKAMNEDEFDEWVEEVKTTAEPLTEDTFNELLEPGHLGQLTFTGTHLSFSPPPLSHGSHNDKHEDEQGASDEQDVQDEHEHGHHE, encoded by the coding sequence ATGAGAAAAATGAAATGGGCTATCTTATTAGCATTCTTCACGATAACGAGCATTTTGACAGGTTGTGAACCGTTAACAGTTTTAGATCCTAAAGGGCCGCAAGCTGAAAGGCTTGCAGGAGACATTATCCTTTCTATGTGGATTATGCTAGGGGTGGTCGTCGCTGTCTTTGTGATTTTGATCTACATGTTAGTGAAGTATCGTGCTTCAAATCAAAGTGACGATTATGAACCGCCACACATAGAAGGTAATGCCATAGTGGAAGCCATATGTGTCGGCGTCCCAGCTTTAATTGTCATTTTTCTATCCGTCGTTACTGTCCAAAGTAACTACATCGTTGAATCACCAGTAGAAGTGTATGAAGATAAGGAACCATTGGTGATCTACGCTTCATCGTCTAACTGGAAATGGCATTTCAGTTATCCTGAACAAGATATTGAAACAGTGAACTATTTATATGTGCCCACGAATCGTCCACTTGAATTTAAACTATATTCACATGGGCCGATCACCAGCTTTTGGATTCCACAACTAGGGGGACAAAAATACGCCATGGCAGACATGACCACAACCCTACACTTGGGGGCTGACGTACCTGGTGAGTACTTGGGGCGTAACGCCAATTTCAGTGGTGAGGGCTTTGCCAAGAATACATTTAGTGTTAAAGCCATGAATGAAGATGAATTTGATGAGTGGGTTGAAGAAGTGAAAACAACGGCTGAACCGTTAACTGAGGATACCTTTAACGAGTTATTAGAACCGGGCCATCTCGGCCAGTTAACATTTACGGGGACACACCTCTCATTCTCACCCCCGCCATTATCACATGGGAGTCATAACGATAAGCATGAAGATGAGCAAGGTGCTTCAGATGAGCAGGATGTTCAAGATGAGCATGAGCATGGACATCATGAATGA
- the qoxB gene encoding cytochrome aa3 quinol oxidase subunit I, with the protein MEFFQQFAPPHPSPAIYASMVAIVLTTVAIFGGLTYFKKWGYLWREWLTTVDHKRIGIMYLIAALLMLFRGFVDALMMRAQLAMPDNQLLDAQHYNEIFTTHGVVMILFMAMPFIIAIMNYIVPLQIGARDVAFPRLNALSFWLFFSGAMLFNISFVIGGSPDAGWTSYFPLASNEFSQHVGTNYYMFSLQIAGLGTLISGINFATTILKMRAPGMTLMKMPMFTWSSFITNIIIVFAFPVLTVALAMGSMDRIFGTNFFTTADGGMDMLWANLFWIWGHPEVYILILPAFGLYSEIISTFARRNLYGYKSMVASMVVICLLSFVVWAHHFYTMGQGAFANSIFSITTMAIAVPTGVKIFNWLFTLWKGKITITVPMLYSMLFIPIFTIGGVTGVMLGMSAADYQYHNTMFLVAHFHLVIIPGVMFALLAGLTFYWPKMFGFMLNERIGKWAAWLLAIGTCVAFFPMFISGLDGQARRMYTYSEATGFGIWNMISFVGALAIGVAFLLIAYNIYYSTRYASRDISADPWDARTLEWSTHTPVPVYNFAVVPQVNSDQAFWDAKKHGHVLFKDGYKDIHMPNNSGLPIIMAGIFFVWGFSFVFSLWLPAIVTTIAIFACMAYQSFEKDDGYHIHVDTIEKTERKLGGHKQ; encoded by the coding sequence ATGGAATTTTTCCAGCAATTCGCTCCACCACACCCGAGTCCAGCGATATACGCTTCAATGGTTGCTATTGTATTGACGACGGTTGCCATCTTCGGTGGATTAACATACTTCAAAAAGTGGGGTTATCTGTGGCGCGAATGGTTAACAACGGTTGATCATAAACGGATTGGGATTATGTATCTCATCGCAGCGTTACTGATGTTGTTTAGAGGTTTTGTCGATGCGCTTATGATGCGGGCACAACTGGCCATGCCAGACAATCAGCTATTAGATGCTCAACACTACAATGAAATTTTCACAACGCACGGGGTCGTCATGATACTATTCATGGCCATGCCTTTTATTATCGCCATTATGAACTACATTGTACCTTTACAAATTGGTGCACGGGACGTGGCTTTTCCACGTCTGAACGCCTTAAGTTTTTGGCTGTTCTTTTCCGGTGCGATGCTGTTTAATATCTCATTTGTGATTGGAGGGTCACCTGACGCTGGGTGGACGTCTTATTTCCCTCTTGCCAGTAATGAGTTTAGTCAGCATGTGGGAACGAATTATTACATGTTCTCCCTTCAAATTGCAGGTTTAGGTACTCTAATCTCAGGAATTAACTTTGCCACGACCATACTCAAAATGAGAGCACCAGGTATGACCTTGATGAAGATGCCGATGTTCACATGGTCCTCTTTCATTACAAACATTATTATTGTGTTTGCATTCCCAGTGCTGACTGTGGCGTTAGCGATGGGCTCTATGGATCGAATATTCGGTACGAACTTCTTCACAACGGCCGATGGTGGTATGGATATGCTTTGGGCTAACTTGTTCTGGATTTGGGGACATCCTGAGGTATATATTCTCATTCTACCTGCCTTTGGATTATATAGTGAGATTATCTCAACCTTTGCTCGCCGTAATCTATACGGTTATAAATCAATGGTCGCGTCTATGGTTGTTATCTGTCTGCTCTCATTCGTAGTGTGGGCACACCACTTTTACACGATGGGGCAAGGCGCTTTTGCCAACAGTATATTCTCCATAACGACTATGGCCATCGCTGTTCCTACGGGTGTTAAAATATTTAACTGGTTGTTCACGCTATGGAAAGGTAAGATTACGATTACCGTTCCCATGCTATACTCTATGCTGTTTATCCCTATCTTCACCATCGGGGGAGTAACAGGGGTCATGCTAGGTATGTCCGCAGCGGACTACCAGTATCATAATACGATGTTCTTAGTGGCGCACTTCCACCTCGTGATTATCCCAGGTGTTATGTTTGCCCTACTAGCAGGTCTCACCTTCTACTGGCCAAAAATGTTTGGCTTCATGCTAAATGAACGTATCGGTAAGTGGGCTGCATGGTTGCTAGCCATCGGGACTTGTGTCGCCTTCTTCCCCATGTTTATATCAGGGTTGGACGGCCAAGCACGTCGGATGTACACTTACTCAGAGGCAACTGGGTTCGGCATTTGGAACATGATTTCGTTTGTAGGTGCACTTGCGATTGGGGTGGCCTTCCTACTCATCGCGTATAACATCTACTATAGTACACGTTATGCGTCTCGAGACATCAGTGCCGATCCATGGGATGCTAGAACACTTGAATGGTCCACGCATACCCCTGTACCTGTTTATAACTTTGCCGTCGTACCGCAAGTCAATTCTGATCAGGCATTTTGGGATGCGAAGAAGCATGGACACGTCTTGTTCAAGGATGGCTACAAAGACATTCACATGCCTAATAACAGCGGACTTCCGATTATTATGGCTGGTATTTTCTTCGTATGGGGATTCTCGTTCGTCTTTAGCCTATGGCTACCAGCCATCGTGACAACGATAGCCATCTTTGCCTGCATGGCTTATCAATCATTTGAAAAAGATGATGGTTACCATATCCATGTAGACACGATTGAGAAAACTGAACGTAAGTTGGGAGGTCATAAGCAATGA
- the qoxC gene encoding cytochrome aa3 quinol oxidase subunit III: protein MKIDQSLPLEYSTEENRIKILGFWIFLGAEITLFATLFASYFTLVNRTGSGPTGAEIFELTPVLIETLLLLTSSFTIGLAIHAMRLGRQKAMLTFFGLTLLLGLGFLSLEIYEFFHYVHVGASIQTSAFTSMLLTTLGTHGAHVAFGLFWGLCIMLQVRRDGFTPHTANKSFIFSLYWHFLDVVWIFIFSFIYLKGMM from the coding sequence ATGAAAATCGATCAATCACTCCCGCTTGAATATAGTACCGAAGAAAACCGTATCAAAATCCTAGGTTTCTGGATCTTTTTAGGAGCTGAAATTACGCTCTTTGCTACACTCTTTGCATCCTATTTTACTCTGGTTAACCGCACTGGCAGCGGTCCAACCGGAGCTGAGATTTTCGAGCTCACCCCAGTACTCATAGAAACGTTACTTCTATTAACGAGTAGTTTTACGATAGGGCTTGCCATTCATGCGATGCGCTTAGGTAGACAAAAAGCGATGCTGACATTCTTCGGCCTGACGTTATTACTAGGTCTAGGGTTCCTAAGCTTAGAGATTTATGAGTTCTTCCACTATGTACACGTGGGGGCAAGCATTCAAACGAGTGCATTCACATCAATGTTGCTGACAACGTTAGGGACACACGGTGCCCACGTGGCATTCGGATTGTTTTGGGGATTATGTATCATGTTACAGGTGAGAAGAGATGGTTTCACGCCTCATACAGCGAACAAATCATTTATCTTTTCACTGTACTGGCACTTCTTAGATGTGGTGTGGATCTTTATCTTTAGCTTCATCTACTTGAAAGGAATGATGTAA
- the qoxD gene encoding cytochrome aa3 quinol oxidase subunit IV, producing the protein MKELFPRKQVMGFIFSLVLTAVALAVYFFEMSFAAGMTILLVTAFTQAGLQLAFFMHAGETEDKKPIYTNIYYGVILALLTVFGTLLVMVWGYV; encoded by the coding sequence ATGAAGGAGTTATTCCCGCGCAAGCAAGTGATGGGTTTCATCTTCTCACTGGTGCTTACGGCCGTCGCACTCGCAGTTTACTTCTTTGAGATGTCTTTCGCTGCGGGTATGACGATCCTGCTTGTAACGGCCTTTACCCAAGCAGGGCTCCAATTAGCATTCTTTATGCACGCTGGTGAAACAGAAGATAAGAAACCGATCTACACCAACATCTATTACGGTGTAATATTGGCCTTACTCACCGTATTCGGCACTCTTTTAGTCATGGTTTGGGGTTACGTATAA